A part of Chloroflexota bacterium genomic DNA contains:
- a CDS encoding cyclic 2,3-diphosphoglycerate synthase has protein sequence MRKKNILIIGSAGRDFHNFNMYFRDNEEYNVVGFTGSHQVPGISGRPYPAELAGNLYPEGIPIYAEEQLPQLIKELNVDTCVFSYSDVSYQHVMGVGAIVNAAGANYMMLGPRDTMLTSKKPVIAVCAVRTGSGKSQTSRRVIELLMEKGLKVIAVRHPMPYGDLVAQKVQRFAELGDLEKHKCTVEEMEEYEPHVTRGNVIYAGVDYQAILRAAEEDPKGCDVVVWDGGNNDFPFFKPDLMITVADPHRPGHEVSYYPGEINLRIADVVVINKIDSAAPENILKVRNSIARVNPDAIVVDAASPIRVDNPDVIKGKRVLVIEDGPTLTHGEMKIGAGTVAAQRYGAAELVDPRPYTVGSITETFKLWPNIGTLLPATGYGQQQLKDLEATINKTDCDAVVVATPIDLSRLIDIKKPNTRVYYDLQEIGTPNLGEILSEFGKAHNLPMK, from the coding sequence ATGAGGAAGAAAAATATACTTATTATCGGCTCTGCGGGAAGAGACTTTCACAACTTCAACATGTATTTCAGGGACAACGAAGAGTACAACGTGGTAGGCTTCACCGGTTCACACCAGGTACCCGGCATCTCCGGGAGACCATATCCGGCCGAGCTGGCAGGCAATCTCTATCCGGAGGGAATCCCAATCTACGCGGAGGAGCAATTGCCGCAGCTTATAAAAGAGTTGAATGTTGATACCTGTGTCTTTTCCTACAGCGATGTATCCTACCAGCACGTGATGGGTGTCGGGGCCATCGTAAATGCCGCCGGGGCAAACTATATGATGCTCGGACCCAGGGATACGATGCTCACAAGCAAGAAACCTGTTATCGCAGTTTGTGCGGTGAGAACGGGCTCCGGCAAGAGCCAGACTTCGAGAAGGGTCATAGAGCTTCTCATGGAAAAGGGCTTGAAAGTCATCGCCGTACGCCACCCCATGCCGTACGGTGACCTGGTTGCCCAGAAGGTACAGCGCTTTGCCGAGCTGGGGGACCTGGAGAAGCACAAATGTACCGTCGAAGAAATGGAAGAGTACGAGCCGCACGTCACACGCGGAAACGTTATATACGCAGGGGTGGACTACCAGGCCATTTTAAGGGCTGCCGAAGAAGACCCTAAAGGCTGCGATGTTGTCGTCTGGGACGGGGGGAACAATGACTTCCCGTTCTTCAAGCCCGACCTGATGATAACTGTTGCCGACCCTCACCGTCCGGGCCATGAGGTTTCCTATTATCCCGGGGAAATCAACTTGAGAATCGCCGATGTGGTGGTTATCAATAAAATCGACAGCGCCGCTCCCGAGAATATCCTGAAGGTACGAAATAGTATTGCCAGGGTAAATCCGGATGCAATCGTAGTTGATGCCGCCTCTCCGATTCGGGTTGATAATCCGGATGTAATCAAGGGAAAGAGAGTGCTTGTTATCGAAGACGGCCCTACGCTAACGCATGGAGAGATGAAAATAGGCGCGGGTACGGTTGCTGCTCAACGGTACGGCGCAGCAGAACTGGTAGACCCCAGGCCCTACACCGTCGGAAGCATCACCGAGACCTTCAAACTCTGGCCGAATATCGGAACACTCCTGCCGGCAACGGGATACGGCCAACAGCAGCTTAAAGACCTGGAGGCGACCATCAACAAGACCGATTGTGATGCGGTGGTGGTGGCCACCCCTATCGACTTAAGCAGGCTCATCGACATCAAGAAACCGAACACGAGGGTCTATTATGACCTTCAGGAAATCGGAACGCCGAACTTGGGCGAAATATTATCCGAGTTTGGAAAGGCGCATAATCTTCCCATGAAATAG